The following are from one region of the Pocillopora verrucosa isolate sample1 chromosome 3, ASM3666991v2, whole genome shotgun sequence genome:
- the LOC131775476 gene encoding uncharacterized protein encodes MLFGIVPRDGAVYSQQSAKSVYTLTIANCQEDRDNLKILFEDINHQKKILKEKGMTVDGRHYTVEFLVVLDYKTLVLLLVKKMNASFMLGGRGVSVEFCFICNAIRGCKCHDIAPDETCLDCLRSKCNMGRSTGIRDDLVFLLDEELCNIQLCALLMEMRSTEQLLASIGLLAYRVDSLAEANAALKNYGPESFHGDRISVKKKSDQQSAITKQNIHVSSMSGPTDWEILQHLEEIVELALPLDKFKKPYEDVNTAKNLILNRVTFYQARVDVSKKQLLFLYLQLDLTSCSQDHW; translated from the exons ATGTTGTTTGGAATTGTTCCCCGTGATGGTGCTGTATATAGCCAGCAAAGTGCAAAATCAGTCTACACATTGACAATTGCCAACTGTCAAGAAGACAG aGACAACCTCAAGATTCTTTTTGAGGACATCAACCaccagaagaaaatattaaaggaaaaaggaatgaCAGTTGATGGTAGACATTACACCGTTGAATTTCTGG TTGTACTGGACTACAAGACCTTGGTACTTCTTTTGGTGAAGAAGATGAATGCTTCATTCATGTTAGGTGGTAGAGGTGTCAGTGTCGAGTTCTGTTTCATCTGCAATGCTATCAGG GGTTGCAAATGCCATGATATTGCTCCAGATGAGACATGCCTGGATTGCCTCAGAAGCAAATGCAACATGGGAAG ATCAACTGGTATACGAGATGATctggtttttcttttggacGAAGAGCTTTGCAACATTCAACTTTGTGCTCTCCTTATGGAGATGCGCAGCACTGAACAGTTGTTGGCATCCATTGGTCTTCTTGCATACAGGGTAGATTCCCTAGCAGAGGCCAATGCTGCCTTGAAAAACTATGGCCCAGAGTCATTTCATGGCGATCGCATCTCAGTAAAGAAGAAGTCAGATCAACAGTCTGCTATTACAAAGCAGAATATCCATGTCAGTTCAATGTCTG GTCCAACAGATTGGGAAATCCTTCAACACCTTGAAGAAATTGTAGAACTTGCCCTACCACTGGATAAATTCAAGAAGCCGTATGAAGATGTGAACACGGCAAAAAATTTGATCCTTAACAGAGTTACATTTTACCAGGCTCGTGTTGATGTTAGTAAGAAGcaactattatttttatacttGCAACTTGATTTAACATCATGTAGTCAAGATCATTGGTAA